aaagaaaacaaaaaaaggtgtGATTAATTAGTCACACGTACACACCCGCACAAGAGCCGCACACATGcgcacaaaagaagataaaataaaaataattccagCTAAACCTGAAGTCATATCTAAAGAAGTAGGTTTGTAGGTCTGAGCAGAGAAAAAGGTCTGTCTGATTCAACATGAACGGATGTGATGGAATCTCTCCACTTCTTTCTCATTGAATTCTACAAAAGAGACAGAAAATCACACTGTTCCACATATACCCTCATATACTGCAATGACAAATGATGATAGTGTCCAAAACATAACAGTATAAGAACAATAAACACCTTTAATTCACAATTATAATGAGCATTGTATATAAACTCTGAAGAGAATTTAGTTTCTATTTGGcaaaataattttactttaaacAAATTGTACGTTTTCTTCAAAGTTGTGCTCACGTCTGCTATGTAAGACTCAAAGTTATTAACAGACAAAATCACTTTAAAATACTTCAGTGTTGAAGAAAACAAGACTTCTATAACAATTTACTCAGTTTTTATtcaatcataaaaaaacaacaacatttgaatAAGTCTGAAACCCTAAatcaaacaagaaaaaataaaaacatataaaacatattttccaaaTGCGGCCAATTCATTCCATTCACACAAAATCATTAATATTGATTCAACAGGTTAGCTATTACACTGTGGATCACTTATGACATTACTAGTGCGAGATGCATGTGGCAGGCCTGAGGTGAACTTCTACATAGCACCTGGCGGGACACCAGGCTTTATTTGTACCATCTGGACTGCAGGACCAGGTCCTACCGGTGGGGTGCAGATCACTGTCGGCTGCTGCATAGTGACAACTTGTGGGTTGACTCCCATTGGAACTGGTTGCATCAAAGGATTTCTTTGCAATACTCTGACATCTTTTTTGCGTGCTTTGATTTCTCTACTCATCTGACACCAAGAACACCACATACAACAGCAAGTCACCATGATGTCCTCACAGATACTGCCCTGTTGCAACACATACAAACAAATTATAGTTTTGCTGCTGTCTTTCTTTTATCGGTAAAGGGACAGGAAAAACTCACCCCAATTTGATACTTGTAGCGCACCGCCACCCTCATTGCCAGACCCACAGGCGGAACGCATACTCCAATTCCAAACGCGGCCATGAGAGCTGGGCCTAGTATATCCAATAGAGGGAGACAGGTGCTCTCTCCAAAATCCGCTGTGGTGGTGCAGGTAAAGCAAGGAAAGCACCAGTACGCATAGCAGCCTGAGGACCAAAAATgcacataatgtatatatatatatggatctgTAATATTTATCATAAGGCCTTTAAGCATACTTACAAGAATTCAAGTCCTGGCCGCAGTCACAAATTCCTGAATTCCAAGCTTCCATCCCAGTCTTGCCGAGAGGCTGCTGCACAACTACAGTCGCCATAATGACTTGATCTTACTGGAATGGAAAGATGACAAGAATTTTAAGATTTCACTGATCATAGTGATATAAGTTAATTTAAACTACTCTCTGATTAAAATACTGAAGCCTGAGTAAATAGTTACTGAAAACCGTCACTGTACTGTAAACTGGACTTCACTTTCACTGATGATCACActtatttaaagaatttaaagaattgtgttacattttttttttataatgtaatgagTTATGTACAGTCTACTGAATTGAGTTTAGTAATGCGAGGAATTCTAGTTTCATACAAATTCAAAAGAATGTATGCATTGCGGTCACCTTTTTCAACAGTGCTTAGAATTAAACGGTTCTAAATGGTTCTAACAACCCTGTTTGGCAAGTTCAGAGTTGGAAAACATTTGAGGTAATACCGTTTACAGATGATTTGCAAATGAGTCTGTTCTGACTTATATATGGTTTTCACCACAAATATAATAAAGAGAGCATTTAGCATCCAAGTAGTAGACAAACATTTCAATAGAGGaaactttaaaatgcaaaaaaataataataattctaaaagtTCTCACCTGTTTTTGCAACCCTTGTCAAATTTTAAAAAGACagtttaaattatacatttggtTTAACtgctgaaaaaaagagagaacaaaatAAGAAATGGCTTACTTACTCTTTCTAGTGCAGCTGATCCTTTTctgtaaaagaaagtaaaaatggatgtatttatatatacaagatttctttactgaaaaaaactaaaacaaaaacaaaaaaatctgaagcATAAAAAATATGCAGCTAAACCGGAAAACATGTCCAGTAAAGTGAGTAAATGCAAACAGGGGATGTATTGTCTGTGATTAAAATCTCTCCTCCCCTCGCTCTTTGCATTCTTACAAGAGACAGAAAATCGACAGATCGTGACACAGAGCTTAATGAAGGTGAATGAGCTACAATGACAAATAATCTTAAACTATAGGGCTTCATGTGTATAAAATCGACCAAAGATCATAAAACcgttttacaccacagactgaacaaaggtgagtgacgtgacattcagccaagtatggtgacccatacacagaatttgtgctctgcatttaacccatccgaagtgcacacacacagagcagtgaacacacacacacacacacacacacacacacactgtgaacacacacccggagcagtgggcagccatttatgctgcggcgcccggggagcagtgtggggttcagtgccttgctcaagggcacctcagtcgtggtattgaaggtggagagagaactgtacgtTTAAGCATTAAGcattgttcaacaaagtattaaTAGTTGTGTAAACATTGTCATTCTAACAGTTTTCTgaagttttaatttattgtaatccattacatacctttctatcaacgttatctgacattatcaagatgaatttgttaaCTTTTCTTGACATATTTTGTTACCATTATCTAAagcacagcaacaaaaaaaaaaaaaactgataatgtgagaaattcGTTTTAGTTCATTTAGTTCAATTCATTTagttttgactgtatatttaatttttacactgAAGATTATGcagtgatattttacatttaattattcgttTTTCTGttcctggacacctacaaacttgaaaaacaatggtttgtgaaaaaaaaaaaaaaaaaaaaaaaaaaaaaaaaaaacgaaagaatgaacatacaaattaaataaattaaagtttcaaacagggcccaccaATACAATCTGCACTGGGGCCCAGCAAACTCCAGCTACGGCCCTGTTAATATCATAAGCATTGTCACTTCTGTCCAATCATACAAGGAAGTAAGAAGAAGGAAGAAGAAGGTTTGGTTTGTTAGTCTCGGTATTTAACACCCActtgatttaattaaaagtatACCTGGCAAAATGTCATTATGGCCTGTAATACACGTTTCACCAGTACTCTTTAGCATAATTGCGACAGAGTGTTTCTAATTATgactttaaaaaaaggaaaagaaaaaaatgttttatgtgtaacttttaattcttttattttttcagtctgtctttatttcttattttaaactgaTCTATGAGGATAGTTTCgtgccttttctttttttttactaggcTTTCAAACTGATTACAACACTCACTCAGCGCTAGAGAAGAGGGGAataaattttttgtgtgtgtgctgaattcCTTGAtgccatttttttctgtttgtttgttgttggttttttgcAAGTATGTTGTTTTGCAAGTATGCTGTCACTTGACAGATGTGGTTTGTTGTGTGCGTGTCTTTTTTGAATCTGTAGAAAATGTCCAGCAGGGGGACACAAAGcagaaaacacacatgcattgtAGCTGCTAAATGCGAAAATGCCAACACCCACATAAAGATCATTCCCTTTTTAATGAAGCATGCTGTAaaacttcttgtccaggcccttaTTATTTCTAGGCTGAACTAATGCAATGCTCTTCTTGCTGGACTTCCATCATAATCAATCAAACctttacaaatgattcagaatgcagcggcaCGACTGGTCTTCAACAAGCCAAAAAGATCCTGTTACACCTCTCTTACGTACACGAGTCTACATCCCCTCCAAATGTCTGAGATCCACTAGTGAGTGATGCCTCATGGTACCATCACgtggctcaaaatcactttccagaatattctcgttcaccattcctggccGGTGGAATGATCTTACCACCCCTATACTGAATACTGATTCCCTGACATCTTTCAAGTGACAGCTGAAATTCATCTCTTTTGTCACTATCTGacttaatactaaataaaattaataaaatcatctcttttctttcttctcttttctttcatctttctctGTCTAGTTTGTACATAtttgaaaatgcttgaaatttagTACGACtagcacttcctgtgtctattTGCTTCTTTAAGATGAAAAACTTGATGTTTTCCTCAGTTGGACAATTCGCTTTGGATACAATTGTCtggtcaaaataaatgtaaatgtaaacctcaaaaaagattaaaaaagatTATGAATACTGAAAGATCTCAAAGGTCATGTTCATAACTCCTAATATGTTTATAATGTCCTTTGTTATTTatcataaacatttataatgaaaGTTATATCCTAAGAAGGATTCAATGAGTAATAAGAAGTAATTTACTGCATCAACAAAGTCGCATGAAAACAGGAAAATATAGATTACAGGAATTTTACAAGCATATCTTCATGCAAATAACAGACACAAACCACCTTTCCAGAGACATGAACTGGAAAGTGTAAAACAATATGATCAATAATTTATTGCAACAACAAGTGAAAGATACAAGTGAAAGATATGAAAGATTTTCAGTCTTAAAATAAAGGCAAtcacaagaaaaacaaacatgcgAAGCAATACACATTTCatactttttgcttttttttaaactttatatattgcttaaattaaattaaatcctgGTGACAAAAGTGTTTATCCCAAGCCATTGTATGCGTTTCTGTATTGTTTTAATGAGCTTTAcaagacaaaaacagaaacattttaaaagttgtaTGTTTTTACCAATGATGTTGAGTACTTTCAATATTGTCACAAATATACAACACTATCACATCTATCTAGATATGTCAAACACTAATTTAGTTGATCACACTTTTCATGCCATTGATGATGCTGATTAGAAACGGAGTAACAGACATTAAAGATACACAACAAAACAGACATTGCACTTAATAGAAagaaatacaaagaaaataaacatcCTTGCATTTCATCACATATTACTTCAAGAACTGACAGAAAATCATTGTTATAATAAGCATCTTAGTATAAGTGCATATAAAAGTGATTCAGTTGGTGggatatattaataaacatatctGCCTTTCATTGTGTCAGGATTATTATCATTTACGCACCAGCACAGCTCCTTCAAAACACATTACAAATTCCTGGCACCAACAAGAGTGATTGGTAGGTTTCGTGCCTTCATCTCTCGTGACATCTGACACCAGACACAAGCTCTGCAGAATGTGGCCACCAAGCAGTCATTACACATGGTACCCTGCAAAtcaacacaaaaatatattggCTATATTACATCAGCAGTCATCATTATGAAACTTTTCACACATTATCCAATagctatagaaaaaaatattttgatactgTAATTTTAGTATGAAATTTGCTAAAATAATCCAAAACACGTTTGAATTACTGTGCTTGAGGGAGTAAACATTTGCATGAATTTACTTTTGCTTCAAAAAACCCTTAATTTATAGCCCCGGTCTCCCCTAAAAGTGCAGTAAACGTTGTTTTTGATTGACGAATCTTACCTTTATGCCATAACGCTGGCGCATTGAGACCCTCATGGACATGGTTATGGGTGGAATGATACCACAGAAATCCAGCAGGGGGAGACATAAACACTCACCGTATGTCTTTGCTTTTATACACGTGAAACACGCGAAACACCAGTAAGCAAAGCAACCTGTTTGCAGAGAGGGacgtaataataatacattatttattataaagtttTTCATGGATCATAGGACATTCTTCATAATTAAATGCTTTGGAGGTGTATTAGTGTGGATGTTAAAGATTTGAGCAGGTAAATTCAAATTCTGAATCCGAAACTGATTCAGgcgaactgtctctttaagatgtCTCTGATCAATGACAGGAGCGAGTAGGAAATACTGATCAAAAGATATATTGTATTCCACAGAAATAAGGTAAGTcatgacatgagggttagtaaataatgacaaaatataatTTCCCTTGTCTTTGATTCCAAATGTAACTTACATTCAGGCACGTCATCACAGCAGTCACAGACCCGTGACCCCCACTGATCAGAATCTCTAGAGATCATAACAGGCTGGGGCTGCATGACTACCATTTGATTCGACATGCTTACACCTAAAAATTTACAACAGGCAGAGAAGCAGGATATGTTTTCAACATTCCAAATGTCACCAGTATGAACTTTTTGTGTTTATTAGTCCCCTTATTAGTTGACCACTGGCTCATGTGTTCTGTTCATTACCCTCTGTATTTAAGGTCTCTCTTTAGTTCAGTCTCTTGTGTGCTATTGCTGTTTCTCAATGTTTGTTTCATCCCTGCTTGTGTCTGGATTAACTGTTATTTTGTGGATTTTTGGattagaaacatttttggattatcTTCTTTTTTGTGTGCCTTGTATTACCCACACACACTGCGTGACAGAAAAGATGCTAATgcttttttctatttatattatatatagcctACACAGTAACCAACCCAGTCTCATATAAAAACGTACCCTGACTACGTTGGTCCAAAGTGCAAAACGTAGAGGGGTTACAATAATGGCCCTTGAATTGTATAACTGTTACGTTTTTTTTTGCCTATTCTTTTCCTATTGTTTAGCGTCCAAGTCACGTACTACTACTCATATactactgtttaatatttttgctgaaaaagtattataccttttttttcaatattttgtgacataataatatatgtatatgtaaaaatatatttactgtcacttttgataaattttatAAGTCCatgctacataaaaaaaaagagttaaaataaataaatcttcaaaaATTCGAATTTGAGGTAAGACTCTACTTACTCTACTTTGTTACTCTACTTTTGGTAGAGAAACtaaattttcaaaaaatgtaattacattttttaaaagtatatatatattgcatatatattaatcagctttttttttcaactttgaaaataaataatgttttttgagtagcacattaacatattaaaatgatttctgaaggatcatgtgacactgaagacgggagcactggatatatatatatatatatatatatatatatatatatatatatatatatatatatatatatatatatatatatatatatatatatatacacacacacacacacacacacacactgaaagcatatttaaataaatagtaatttaaataaataatgacttatgtaaaatatattattttttattattcatgttttcCTCATAAaagagattacatttttaaattgaaagtGTTTACAGCTTTATGTAGCATTGAGATCTCACAAGTGTCACATTAAAATCTATTGTAGTCCTGATACAAAAGgttaaataataatcttaaaaatacaGATAAGATTGAAGAAAAGATCTTCTGATCCTGCATATCTTTGTAGAAAATCTAAACTCACCTCTGTGTTGACTGGTCCAACCTAATGCAAAGTATCTGCTGTTTCTAAATATGTGATCACAATCGTGCCTTTATACAGAGTacaagactatatatatataagaagaagaagaaaaaaaaaacattggctcTCAAGGAAACCTCCTTAACCAGTTCGACCCGTTCACAGCAGcatctttcaagaaaaaaaaaaaaagaacaagcatTACActtaaaaagaaacacacacacacacacacacaaaacagggTGGAGAACAAGACTGCATTGCTCCATTGCATATGAAGAATCCAGACATGCTTCAAGTATGAAAATACATACAATAGGTCATCATGAAACTTGTGACATGAATgcctacactctcagaaaaaaaaagtacaaaagctgtcactgggttGGTACCATTCCAGAAGCATATTAGTATCTCATTGTTAGTaccttattaatatatattagtaCCAggtattagtacctaaagtatacATATTAGTATGTATATTAGTAATTACATATTAGTAATACATATCAGCCCAAGTGACAGCTTCTGATCCTTTCTTAGAGTGAACAAAGCAATTATTCAAAACCACAGAATAAAAACAGCCTCAAAGAAGTTAAAAATATATCCAGAATGTAAATGTCAAAGGCCGTCATTTGGAGAAAATAGTCAAGCTACATCTCTAACAGAAAAATCTAAAGACTTCCTCACTGAGATTCATATTCAGAGTTCATGTCAGATGAAAGCTGTTcgaatttcaatttcaatttcattttttttttttttttttttttttgacaggctTCTGAACGTTCTCTGCTGAGGTAAAGAAATGTTGTTAGAGAATCTTGCAGAGCAGCATCCATTAAATATTTCCCTCAAGTGCCTCTCactcattaaaaatgcaatatattaagGATGGACCCGGTAACATGCTGAAACTCTTATCTTCACATCATGCAGAAAAATGTGAAGGATGGTGACAGTCATTGCGCAGCTTTTGACAGAGGCTTttgtttcaagtgttttaacagtTTCCTTAGACTCATATGAAAATATCTGAAGTATTTTGCCGGTTATATGAGTTCACATGGACATTAGTCAAGGTAGGTCAACAATAATGTAAATCTTTCATTCCTGCTTATGTTCTTCCTTGTTAGTTTGGTTTCTGTCCTCTTCCTATTGGCCTTTTCATTCTGAGTCATGTGATGCATCATCTTTAGTTGTTTCACATTATGTATTTACTGAAAGCATGACTTAAAGATGCACAGGATGAGCTGTGTCCCCTTCAGTAATCTCAGAGACAGATTGTGATTGAAGATGAGCAGAGCTACAACTTTCTCTACGGATTTATTAGTTTGGTTCCTGGATTAAAGTCAGTAAATTGTAAACAGAAGTCATGacagaagggggggggggtgtattggGATATCCCTGAGTCACCAAATCATCTTCCTGTCTCCGTTGAAATGTTTGACAGACAACAACCCTAGTGTGAAAGTCCTATTGGAATTCCTATTCAAATTCGGAACCCGTCATGAAGGATCATTATGTGTTTTGCTTCAAACAATTTCAACATTAACACAAAACAATAAGCAGGTCTTACAAACTAGTTCCAAACAGGATAAAATGTCCCCATAGTAGTGGCtacaatgtacaaataaataaatacacaaatgatagatagatagatgatgtaTACTTCTGATGTATACTCGAAACAcggattttgttttaaataagcaTTTCTATTagtcattattaataattacttattagaatatttacagaaaattacacaaGCAACTAACCAAATCCTAACCATAAAGTAATTACttgttgttaattattattactcagTGTTTGCATATTTGTGTTATAACATTGCCAATGACATCTTGAAATGTaaccatatataaatatagatagatagccTCCTATACCAACatattataatcataatatacaattatctttctttctttgcccttttcattttgaaataaatatctaCAGTAGAGTTAAAACTACCTCATTTAAAATCTGGCATTTGTTAAATTCTTATTCATTCCTGACTAGTTGCATAATTCAGTATAAATCCTGTATATGGGGATTTGATTAGGGATTCAATGGAATTAGAAGGGCAGTAATATTCTCTCGTGATCGTgtttagttgaaaaaaaaaaatcattcaagaaGCGTGAGTGATTGACTATTGTGATCCTCAGAAAGAGCCATCCGGTCCACCGCATCCTTTGACTGGAAGACACCGAGCACGAGGACGGTCACTACCGGGGGACGCTGGTCAAGAGCAGTTAATCCTGCAGTTTTCCGCCTGAATAACGAAGTGGAATAAAACACGAGCTCCCTTGCAGAGACAACGACAAACTGCTAACACTGAGCAAACTGACACACCGGCCAACATATACACTGAAAATAACTCTTATATCCTCGCTACGTTCGTTTCGTCGTCCTCTACAGTTCTGAATGCTGTACTGTTGCGGTGGAAGGGAGAAGGTGGAGACGGAGCACACGGGCGCGGAGGAGGCGTTGATGAGCAGCGGGGAAGCGGACACCGTCACCGCTGGAAACCGGGAAGAGACTCCAGCTGCAGGGATGTTTGACACAGAGGACATGCCCGATCTCCTGCCTCCATCGGAGCAACTTCAACCGGGTCCTCGTGACTCGGTGTGTCAGATGCAGCATTTGCGGGTTGAGTTCAACAGTGACTGCTTGAGCCCCGATTCCCCTCAACGGAGGATAGGCCAGAGGGCCCCCAAACTCGGACTGATCGGACGGTCAAAGAGAGgtcagtcatatt
Above is a window of Carassius auratus strain Wakin chromosome 35, ASM336829v1, whole genome shotgun sequence DNA encoding:
- the LOC113054199 gene encoding cornifelin homolog B-like, which encodes MSNQMVVMQPQPVMISRDSDQWGSRVCDCCDDVPECCFAYWCFACFTCIKAKTYGECLCLPLLDFCGIIPPITMSMRVSMRQRYGIKGTMCNDCLVATFCRACVWCQMSREMKARNLPITLVGARNL